ATCACTTCGAAGATGCCCAATTACTGGCTGATATATACGGGACGGAAGGAGGGATTCAACGTACCGTTTTGTTATGGCCGGATCAGACCACATGGGAAAACGCAATGAACAGCATTGAAGAGGCAAAACACTGCCCTGCCTGTCGTCACCAGGTTGCCAGACTAATTGCAGATTGGTCTGTAACAACATCATCTCCGTCTATCATTGACCTGATGAAAGAACTTTTTCAAGAACAACACCCCATGCTTGGCCGCCGTTGTTTTGTCAGATGCATGGATAACATTTTGTGAGGAATAAAATTGAACGAAAGGGTATCATCACACCGACACGCCACGATGAGCTCTGGATTGCTACTTTCAACCATCGGAAAACGGAAAAACAAAAAGTTTCAATTATTGGAACTTTTTGCGGGACAAGAATTAAAAAGTTCCAATTATTGGAACTTTTTTCAGAAAAACTTCCAATGACTGGAACTTTTTAAAATGACAAAAAATAAGGACGAATCTCCCTGCGGCATGAACACTGTCATCCAAAACAGGCTGCCTCCCATTACGGGGACGGAAATGGCGTATCTTTATATCTGCCCGCGTAAGCTCTGGCTGTTTCATCACGGGATACGTCCGGAAAATGAACATGTGAATGTGCAGATTGGGCGGCATATTCAGGAAACCACCTTTATGCGGCAGGAGAATAAAAAGGAGCTGGCGCTGGGAAATATCGGCGTGGTGGACTGGGCGGAACTGGATAAAGGACTGATTCATGAAACGAAAAAGAGCACGTGTCCCGCTCAGGCGGAAGTGGCTCAGACACGCTATTATATGTGGTGGATGCGTCATCATGGAATGGATATTCACTGCTGCATCATTCATTATCCCAAGCAGCGACGAACCAAAGAATTGAAATGGGATGAAGCAATGAATGCCTTGGTGGAGGAGGATTTGCAACGGGCAAGGGCTCTCGTCGCACAATCTACGCCACCCGTTTTTGAATGTAAAAGCATCTGTAAAAACTGCGCCTATCAGGAGTATTGCATGGCATGAACTTATATCTGACTAAACCCGGGAAATTAAAACGCAAAGACAACACCCTGACGTTCCATGTGTTCGATCAGGAGGAGGCCACATGGTATACCGACGACGAAACCCCGCTCAATGAAGATGACGCGGTGATTGCAAAACGGAATTTGCCGGTGGAATCCATCGATGCCGTGTACCTGTTCAATGAAGTCCGTATTAATTCGAAACTGCTGGTCTTCCTGTCTCAAAAGAAAATCCCTGTACACGTCTTCAATTACTACGGACATCACAGCGGAACTTTTCTGCCTCATCCCGAACAGCTGAGCGGGGATCTGGTGATTGCTCAGGGCAATGCCTTTCAGGATCCGGTTCGACGTATGGCCATCTGCCAAGCCATCACCGATGCCAAATTGCATAATCAGTTGTCTGTCCTTCAATATTATAACCGTCGCAACCAAGGACTTGAATTCGCCGTGGAGAAAATCCGCGAATTGAAAAGCAACATTGCCTCCGCTGATTCGCCGGAATCTATCATGGGATTGGAAGGTATGGCTGGCCGTACGTATTATGCGGCCTGGGGCCATTGGGTGGACTGGGCCAAAGAGGGATTCAAACGCGAATACAATCCGCCAGACAATCCCCTCAATGCGCTGCTTTCTTTTTTGAACAGTCTCCTTTATTCGGCTTGCGTCAGTGAACTGTACCGCACCGCTCTCTATCCGGGGATCAGTTACATTCACGCCCCGCAATCGCGACGGTTCTCCTTGGCTCTGGATATCGTTGAACCCTTCAAACCGCTGATGGTTGATCGGCTGCTCTTTCGCCTTTTGGATAAAAAACTGATCAGGGACACCGATTTCAAGGAGCACAGCAATGGAATATTGCTCAGCGATGACGGCCGTCGCACCGTTTTGAAAGCATGGGATGAACAGTTGCGTACGACCGTCGAACACAAACATCTGAAGCGCTCTGTCTCCTATCGACAGCTGCTCCGCCTGGACTGCTACAAGCTCATCAAACACCTGCTGGAAGGGATAGATTATGCCCCCTATCGCATCCGGTATTAAAAGAGATCACTATGTTTTTAATCATCGTCTATGACACCGAACGAAAAAATTGCGTCCGACTGCACAAGCAGCTAAAACGCTATCTCTTCTGGAATCAGAACTCGGTATTCGAAGGCTCCGTAACCAAAGCACAATACGTTGAAATCAAACATGTATTAAAGCAGGAGATGGTCGACGAAAGCCACATCATCATCTATTCTATGGAGAACGAGAAGTTACTAACTAAGGAAGAACTGGGCGCCCCCAAAGGAGCCATTGATAATATCATTTAAGAAGAGCCTGAAATTCGGTAATATTTTGCAGGTTATAGGTTTATCTATCACTAACATTACCGGGCATCGACAGATTTGTTCGTGTAAAATATCGATCTTTGACAATTGAAAAACATTTCAACAAATTCTGTATTGCTTTACCCCGCAACAATAAACTACTTTACACAAATACAACAAAGAGCGTGAGGTTCAGTTTTTTTGCAGGGTTCCCATCAAACCGAAGTGGTTTTGAAACTAAATTGCTCAGACAGTCTGTCTACGAATGCAAAAGGTTCCCATCAAACCGAAGTGGTTTTGAAACAATCAAATTCGGCGCGGTAATCTGCGAGGAGACTTCGTTCCCATCAAACCGAAGTGGTTTTGAAACAGGGCTTCGATTTGTTCGATGAGTTCTTTCATAATCGTTCCCATCAAACCGAAGTGGTTTTGAAACCGATCCCCGCAACGGCCTGAGCGCACGGTTGATCCGGGTTCCCATCAAACCGAAGTGGTTTTGAAACAATACGACACCAATGTCGTTTTTCAAATGCGACACCGTTCCCATCAAACCGAAGTGGTTTTGAAACATTCTGGAGGGAAGGTCTGTTGCTCACCTCGAAACACGTTCCCATCAAACCGAAGTGGTTTTGAAACTACTACCCAGATTACTTCACGCTGACCCTCATCCCCTGTTCCCATCAAACCGAAGTGGTTTTGAAACTCATTAGCGCGCGGCATGGATAGTGAGAGAAAGGCGGTTCCCATCAAACCGAAGTGGTTTTGAAACGAGACTGCTAATCTGATTAGCGATTTGATCGCGTTTGTTCCCATCAAACCGAAGTGGTTTTGAAACTAAACGGGATTGGCATAGGGATACATGGCGCTGAGCGTTCCCATCAAACCGAAGTGGTTTTGAAACACGAAGGCGAAGCCGTTACCGACTGCTTTATCCGTCGTTCCCATCAAACCGAAGTGGTTTTGAAACTCATCTCTCATCCCACCGCCCTCATCCTTCATCCTTCGTTCCCATCAAACCGAAGTGGTTTTGAAACATGAAAAACGGCTGCACCCGTTCTGCCTCACCTCCGGTTCCCATCAAACCGAAGTGGTTTTGAAACGTAACTGCTACAGACTCAGTAATAGCCTCTACTGTCGTTCCCATCAAACCGAAGTGGTTTTGAAACCTGAAGGCTTCCTGCTGGCGCGAATGTGCCATAGCCCGTTCCCATCAAACCGAAGTGGTTTTGAAACAAAAGTGCACAACTATAACCGCCGCCACTTCCGGTAGGTTCCCATCAAACCGAAGTGGTTTTGAAACATATCACCGAGCGGGCATTCTTCTCCGCACAGGTTGGTTCCCATCAAACCGAAGTGGTTTTGAAACAGGGGTTTGGGATAGGCTGAATTAGGGCGCAGCAGGGTTCCCATCAAACCGAAGTGGTTTTGAAACTACGCGATGCGGCCTGGAGGAACTTGATATACATACCGTTCCCATCAAACCGAAGTGGTTTTGAAACTACTTGTTAAATTCTGGCTATATCTAACGGTATATTGTTCCCATCAAACCGAAGTGGTTTTGAAACAAGATCAAAACAACGGTCTGACTGATCAACGCGGCAGTTCCCATCAAACCGAAGTGGTTTTGAAACGAATATGGCGTCGGCCTGTTCCTGCGTCATGCGGTTGTTCCCATCAAACCGAAGTGGTTTTGAAACTTTTCAAGCTGTTCACCGCCCTGCAGCAGATCACCTGGTTCCCATCAAACCGAAGTGGTTTTGAAACACCTCTAAAGTAGGCGATGGCAAGTTTGACGTATTTGTTCCCATCAAACCGAAGTGGTTTTGAAACCGATATAAGTAATGCGGGCGCGGTAAATGCGTAGCAGTTCCCATCAAACCGAAGTGGTTTTGAAACAAGACCGCTACAGCATCGCCGCGATCGTGGCGCACCGTTCCCATCAAACCGAAGTGGTTTTGAAACCTGTGTATCCGTCTAACGCAATCGTATATCATAACTGTTCCCATCAAACCGAAGTGGTTTTGAAACTATCAAGCAATTACGCGGATATCACGAACCTTTATGCGTTCCCATCAAACCGAAGTGGTTTTGAAA
This region of Spartobacteria bacterium genomic DNA includes:
- the cas4 gene encoding CRISPR-associated protein Cas4; amino-acid sequence: MTKNKDESPCGMNTVIQNRLPPITGTEMAYLYICPRKLWLFHHGIRPENEHVNVQIGRHIQETTFMRQENKKELALGNIGVVDWAELDKGLIHETKKSTCPAQAEVAQTRYYMWWMRHHGMDIHCCIIHYPKQRRTKELKWDEAMNALVEEDLQRARALVAQSTPPVFECKSICKNCAYQEYCMA
- the cas2 gene encoding CRISPR-associated endonuclease Cas2; this translates as MFLIIVYDTERKNCVRLHKQLKRYLFWNQNSVFEGSVTKAQYVEIKHVLKQEMVDESHIIIYSMENEKLLTKEELGAPKGAIDNII
- the cas1b gene encoding type I-B CRISPR-associated endonuclease Cas1: MNLYLTKPGKLKRKDNTLTFHVFDQEEATWYTDDETPLNEDDAVIAKRNLPVESIDAVYLFNEVRINSKLLVFLSQKKIPVHVFNYYGHHSGTFLPHPEQLSGDLVIAQGNAFQDPVRRMAICQAITDAKLHNQLSVLQYYNRRNQGLEFAVEKIRELKSNIASADSPESIMGLEGMAGRTYYAAWGHWVDWAKEGFKREYNPPDNPLNALLSFLNSLLYSACVSELYRTALYPGISYIHAPQSRRFSLALDIVEPFKPLMVDRLLFRLLDKKLIRDTDFKEHSNGILLSDDGRRTVLKAWDEQLRTTVEHKHLKRSVSYRQLLRLDCYKLIKHLLEGIDYAPYRIRY